In one Mycoplasmopsis canis PG 14 genomic region, the following are encoded:
- a CDS encoding DUF262 domain-containing protein: MDKNRWEHFFKLNGYEIWKIGTSVSTYIDLSVVQWIDVIKVNTSKIKKINHNENSKKYIFEDKPVVTFYNNNQNNNSESTYKQLINVLTSVGVVQENENYLYVNHDLIRFFDEHKNNDESLNKEIIYDFIRQNLKTSLNKYIISPLKNIDEETSNLTDYRNINHVETKFWFNVLLIIDKKYSEGKLSKNWNIKIDSDLYFNDFISNLLGKNLSESERDKNISIFVETVNEIEKITKVTEIEYEFIDISSSSIKIEELNNQLNNNKLVKKLRESQINEDIISEIISFGEFLSAWSKLNYRIPLFQRTYSWDEQMIKGLFNNIYEGSNKVGVKNFSFLNSIILMNVNNYFNIVDGQQRIISLLIIYLSVLRKAKGMRNSQAEKALIENGYIKELPEMLRSFTNENNKHYEQLYNLFYVNNESLNKNTRFYKNYNEIIRTIEEKIGDDKFEELEQIAHYLVDNVKFNINIIRDNGDDALTKVFQQLNQYSKKLGALDLLRNLIFEKTQGKQVLINLFNNSVNLFFRKSQKEDADENLKEIQAFLDAWLVKSFRADDINRINEKFYDNTTKAFEKFKILVDHYESSENIVLEMWKQVVLYEYSKTGTFDVVNKIMQSDKTTFKKEGLELKNFVLEIEDRAQEIKFMSFQIHHITSGGSKSIYAPLIWSLAEKMEIFKSKNLRNDVALLFSKALHKIEKFGALWEISFKGQSFSKQIIAISKELVTKEDEINYETIIKLYKRLFKILDPTIKNQAQNDWILTYKKKMYETYNYEKIDDSKSFSPANNKFYKIIIGRVFNGFHNSNQPFWFEGYRSYEEKNNSIDFINYSYEHVLPQKPNKELENILEENNIDLTTKYSSLVYKIGNGILLNKNDNSKMSNKSNKSYITHGIKNITTQSVKIPGIKSLFDDKKEISISSLPLVNEEEIYNFSLDSFCKLEKSINKRTEDIIDAYIYILFSDDFDK; the protein is encoded by the coding sequence ATGGACAAAAATAGATGAGAACATTTTTTTAAATTAAATGGATATGAAATATGAAAAATTGGAACAAGTGTATCTACATATATCGATTTAAGTGTTGTTCAATGGATAGACGTAATAAAAGTAAACACTTCTAAAATAAAAAAAATTAATCATAACGAAAACTCAAAGAAGTATATTTTCGAGGATAAGCCTGTTGTAACTTTTTATAATAATAATCAAAATAATAACTCAGAATCAACTTACAAACAATTAATCAATGTTTTAACAAGTGTAGGTGTAGTACAAGAAAACGAAAATTACCTTTATGTTAATCATGATTTAATAAGATTTTTTGATGAACATAAAAATAACGACGAAAGTCTTAATAAAGAAATTATTTATGATTTTATAAGACAAAATTTGAAAACAAGTTTAAATAAATACATAATTTCTCCACTAAAAAACATTGATGAAGAGACATCTAATTTAACTGATTATAGAAATATCAATCATGTTGAGACAAAATTCTGATTTAATGTATTGTTAATTATAGATAAAAAATATTCTGAAGGTAAATTGTCCAAGAATTGAAACATAAAAATTGATAGTGATCTATATTTTAACGATTTTATTTCAAATCTTTTAGGAAAAAATTTGTCTGAATCAGAAAGAGATAAAAATATATCTATCTTTGTGGAAACTGTAAATGAAATTGAAAAAATTACTAAAGTTACCGAAATAGAATATGAGTTTATCGATATTAGTAGCTCAAGTATAAAAATAGAAGAACTAAATAATCAATTAAACAATAATAAACTTGTAAAGAAATTAAGAGAATCACAAATAAATGAAGATATAATATCCGAAATTATATCATTTGGAGAATTCTTAAGCGCTTGGTCTAAATTAAATTATAGAATACCGCTTTTTCAAAGAACTTATTCATGAGATGAACAAATGATTAAAGGTTTGTTTAATAATATATATGAAGGTTCTAATAAAGTTGGGGTTAAAAACTTTTCATTTTTAAACAGTATCATATTAATGAATGTTAATAATTATTTCAATATTGTTGATGGACAACAAAGAATTATTTCTTTATTGATTATTTATTTATCCGTTTTAAGAAAAGCTAAAGGAATGCGTAATAGCCAAGCGGAAAAAGCTTTAATAGAAAATGGTTATATTAAAGAGTTACCAGAAATGCTAAGGAGTTTTACTAATGAAAATAATAAGCATTACGAGCAATTATATAATTTATTCTATGTCAATAATGAATCTTTAAATAAAAATACAAGATTTTATAAAAATTATAATGAAATCATTAGAACTATCGAAGAGAAAATTGGTGATGATAAATTTGAAGAATTAGAACAAATTGCTCATTATTTAGTTGACAATGTTAAATTTAATATTAATATAATCAGAGATAATGGTGATGATGCATTAACAAAAGTTTTCCAACAACTAAATCAATATAGCAAGAAATTGGGGGCATTAGACCTTTTAAGAAACTTGATTTTCGAAAAAACCCAAGGTAAGCAAGTTTTAATAAATCTTTTTAATAATAGTGTTAATTTATTTTTTAGAAAGAGCCAAAAAGAAGATGCTGACGAAAACTTAAAAGAAATACAAGCATTTTTGGATGCGTGATTAGTAAAGAGTTTTAGGGCTGATGATATTAATCGTATAAACGAAAAATTTTATGACAACACTACAAAAGCTTTTGAAAAATTTAAAATACTAGTAGACCATTATGAGTCATCAGAAAATATAGTTTTAGAAATGTGAAAACAAGTTGTTTTATACGAGTACTCAAAAACAGGAACTTTTGATGTTGTTAATAAAATTATGCAAAGCGATAAAACAACATTCAAAAAAGAAGGTTTAGAACTTAAGAACTTTGTTTTAGAAATTGAAGACAGGGCTCAAGAAATAAAATTTATGAGTTTTCAAATACATCACATAACTTCTGGCGGATCTAAATCAATATATGCTCCATTAATTTGGTCATTAGCGGAAAAAATGGAAATTTTTAAATCAAAAAACCTTAGAAATGATGTTGCGTTATTGTTTAGTAAAGCGTTACATAAAATCGAAAAATTTGGAGCGTTGTGAGAAATAAGCTTTAAAGGACAATCGTTTAGCAAACAAATAATTGCTATTTCAAAAGAATTAGTAACTAAAGAAGATGAAATAAATTATGAAACTATAATTAAATTGTATAAAAGACTTTTCAAAATTTTAGACCCCACTATTAAAAATCAAGCTCAAAACGATTGAATTCTTACCTATAAAAAGAAAATGTATGAAACATATAATTACGAAAAAATTGATGATTCAAAAAGTTTTTCACCCGCTAATAACAAGTTTTATAAAATTATTATAGGAAGAGTTTTTAATGGGTTTCATAATAGTAATCAACCTTTTTGATTTGAAGGATATAGAAGTTATGAAGAGAAAAATAATTCAATCGATTTTATAAATTATTCATACGAACATGTACTGCCACAAAAACCTAATAAGGAACTTGAAAATATATTAGAAGAAAATAATATAGATTTGACAACAAAGTATAGTTCCTTAGTTTATAAAATTGGTAATGGTATTTTATTAAATAAGAATGATAATTCAAAAATGAGCAATAAATCAAATAAATCTTATATTACTCATGGCATAAAAAACATAACAACTCAATCCGTTAAAATACCGGGCATAAAATCTTTATTTGACGATAAAAAAGAAATATCAATTAGTTCATTGCCTTTGGTAAATGAAGAAGAAATTTACAACTTTAGTTTAGACAGTTTTTGTAAGTTAGAAAAAAGCATCAACAAAAGAACTGAAGATATAATTGATGCATACATATACATTTTATTTAGTGATGATTTTGATAAATAA
- the dcm gene encoding DNA (cytosine-5-)-methyltransferase — MAKTIKILETFSGIGAQNKAITNINSQRGKKIFDIVATADWDARANISYSAIHHDLNSKYEEILIKNSLVTEHDINVFLNKFNISLNSKSGSRIKSKNLLFKKYLAASILLSDNQVDITKLNPNILKEKDIDLVTYSFPCQGLSVANMGRAKGINDNESTSSLVWQIYRILSNSNKKPKYLIMENVKNLLSKKFAPEYEKWKGVLSELGYKTFTTIINGIDAGSIQKRERVFALSVLKDVYTPFNNDEEFKKYIDSKNETRKLDLEGRKKYFNKVFDFDLNSKDNISVLINDTPSRVKMINSQKIINESSNFIINTLTTKQDRIPCTGVIKHENNLIGKLNYRFITPKEAFMLMGFAENDFNKIRPLYEKNILTKDSLYRQAGNSIVVESITSVFNVIEDIESLGEENGQK; from the coding sequence ATGGCAAAAACTATAAAAATACTAGAAACGTTTTCGGGAATAGGTGCACAAAACAAAGCAATAACAAACATAAATTCTCAAAGAGGAAAAAAGATTTTTGATATTGTAGCTACAGCTGATTGAGATGCTAGAGCTAATATATCATATTCCGCTATACATCATGATTTAAATTCAAAATATGAAGAAATATTAATAAAAAATTCACTAGTTACAGAACACGATATAAATGTTTTTTTAAATAAATTTAATATTTCTTTAAATTCTAAGTCAGGATCAAGAATTAAATCAAAAAACCTTTTATTTAAGAAATATTTAGCTGCATCAATATTATTAAGTGATAATCAAGTTGATATAACAAAGCTAAACCCAAATATTCTTAAAGAAAAAGACATAGATCTTGTGACTTATTCATTTCCTTGTCAAGGCTTATCTGTGGCAAATATGGGTAGAGCTAAGGGGATAAATGATAATGAATCTACTTCAAGTCTTGTGTGACAAATATATAGAATATTGTCTAATTCCAATAAAAAACCAAAATATTTAATAATGGAAAATGTTAAAAACCTCTTATCTAAGAAGTTCGCCCCAGAATATGAAAAATGAAAAGGTGTTTTAAGCGAGCTTGGATATAAAACATTTACAACAATTATAAACGGAATAGATGCGGGATCAATACAAAAAAGAGAACGTGTATTTGCTTTAAGCGTTTTAAAAGATGTTTATACACCATTTAATAACGATGAAGAATTTAAAAAATATATTGATTCTAAAAATGAAACAAGAAAGTTGGATTTAGAGGGGAGAAAAAAATACTTTAATAAAGTTTTTGATTTTGATCTAAATTCAAAAGACAATATTAGTGTTTTGATTAATGATACACCTTCAAGAGTTAAAATGATTAATAGCCAAAAAATCATAAATGAATCTTCGAATTTTATAATTAATACTTTAACAACCAAGCAAGATAGGATACCTTGCACAGGGGTTATTAAACACGAAAATAACTTAATAGGAAAATTAAATTACAGATTTATTACCCCAAAGGAAGCTTTTATGCTTATGGGGTTCGCTGAAAATGATTTTAACAAAATTAGACCACTTTACGAAAAGAATATTTTAACAAAAGATTCTTTATATAGACAAGCAGGAAATTCTATAGTGGTAGAATCTATAACCTCAGTCTTTAATGTTATAGAAGATATTGAATCTTTAGGAGAAGAAAATGGACAAAAATAG